A window from Prochlorococcus marinus CUG1435 encodes these proteins:
- a CDS encoding phosphoglycerate kinase, whose amino-acid sequence MSKLSLSSLDKTHLEGKKVLVRVDFNVPLNEDGQITDDTRIRAAIPTIEYLINHSAKVILAAHFGRPKGQVNEKMRLIPVAARLSELLRQNVALTNSCIGDEAVAESNSLSNGDVLLLENVRFFGEEEKNDLEFAKKLASHADMYVNDAFGAAHRAHASTQGVTNYLSPSVAGFLLEKELKYLQGAIDAPKRPLAAIVGGSKVSSKIGVLDSLLDKCDKIMIGGGMIFTFYKARGLDVGKSLVEEDKLELAKDLEAKAKAKGVELLLPTDVVLANEFSPDAESKISQIYSISGDWMGLDIGPDSIKVFQNALAECKTIIWNGPMGVFEFDKFAEGTNAIATTLADLSAFSEVCTIIGGGDSVAAVEKAGLAEKMSHISTGGGASLELLEGKILPGVAALDDA is encoded by the coding sequence ATGTCAAAATTATCTCTTTCCAGTCTTGATAAGACACATTTAGAAGGAAAAAAAGTTCTTGTAAGAGTAGATTTTAATGTTCCATTAAATGAAGACGGTCAAATAACCGACGATACGCGTATTCGTGCAGCGATCCCAACTATTGAATATCTTATTAATCATTCTGCAAAAGTTATTTTAGCTGCTCATTTTGGTAGACCAAAGGGTCAGGTAAATGAAAAAATGAGATTAATTCCAGTAGCAGCAAGATTAAGTGAATTGTTGAGGCAAAATGTTGCTCTTACTAACAGTTGTATTGGTGATGAAGCAGTTGCAGAATCAAATAGCTTATCTAATGGAGATGTTCTTTTACTTGAAAATGTTCGTTTTTTTGGTGAAGAGGAAAAGAACGACTTGGAGTTTGCTAAAAAATTAGCATCACATGCAGATATGTATGTAAATGATGCTTTCGGTGCTGCTCATAGAGCTCATGCTTCAACTCAGGGTGTTACTAATTATTTAAGTCCCTCAGTAGCTGGCTTCCTTTTAGAAAAAGAATTGAAATACTTACAAGGAGCGATAGATGCCCCAAAGCGTCCATTGGCAGCAATAGTTGGAGGATCAAAGGTCAGTAGCAAAATAGGAGTGCTTGATTCTTTACTAGATAAGTGTGACAAAATTATGATTGGTGGAGGTATGATTTTTACTTTTTATAAAGCAAGAGGTCTAGATGTTGGAAAGAGCCTTGTAGAAGAAGACAAACTTGAGCTTGCCAAAGATTTAGAAGCAAAAGCAAAAGCAAAAGGGGTTGAATTATTATTACCTACTGATGTTGTTTTAGCTAATGAATTTTCTCCTGACGCCGAAAGTAAAATATCTCAAATTTATTCAATTAGTGGAGATTGGATGGGTCTCGATATTGGTCCAGATTCTATTAAAGTTTTTCAGAATGCTCTTGCAGAATGTAAGACAATAATTTGGAATGGTCCAATGGGAGTTTTCGAATTTGATAAATTTGCAGAAGGTACAAATGCAATAGCTACTACCCTTGCAGACTTAAGTGCTTTTTCTGAAGTTTGTACTATTATTGGTGGTGGAGATTCAGTCGCCGCTGTAGAGAAAGCAGGATTAGCTGAGAAAATGTCTCATATATCTACTGGAGGCGGAGCTAGTTTGGAACTTTTAGAAGGTAAAATTTTACCTGGTGTAGCTGCTTTAGACGACGCTTAA
- a CDS encoding UDP-N-acetylglucosamine--N-acetylmuramyl-(pentapeptide) pyrophosphoryl-undecaprenol N-acetylglucosamine transferase, which yields MSKKNNLLVAASGTGGHIFPALAVSKEAEDEWNIHWLGVHQRLDANFIPKKYNLTTLNLKTPRKNIFLFYQYIEILMSTFKIMRILKEKKINLVFTTGGYISAPTIIASKLLRIPVIIHESNLIPGMVTQYFGFLCNYVLLGFKKTNSYLRNCKTIFTGTPLRQQFYKSNPLPEWVPKGKGPLLIVMGGSQGAKAINQILYESLEFLMKKKFRIVHIIGECNKYTFNLKNSKNYVQKKFTNEIAGLIQNCDLVISRSGAGTINELIETEKPSILIPFPYSKNNHQEKNAMILAESGGSVLINQNNISKEVFEKTLERIFKIKLKNGKNNYEILDLMKKNMKNNNKMNTKNKIKKFINYFLKEF from the coding sequence ATGTCTAAAAAAAATAATTTATTAGTTGCAGCGAGTGGAACAGGGGGGCATATTTTCCCGGCTTTAGCAGTTTCTAAAGAAGCAGAAGATGAATGGAATATTCATTGGTTGGGAGTTCATCAAAGACTTGATGCAAATTTTATTCCTAAAAAATATAATTTGACGACTTTGAATTTAAAGACACCTAGAAAAAATATTTTTTTGTTTTATCAATATATAGAAATTTTAATGTCAACTTTCAAAATAATGCGTATTTTAAAAGAAAAAAAAATAAACTTAGTTTTTACTACTGGAGGTTATATATCAGCACCTACTATTATTGCTTCAAAACTTCTAAGGATACCAGTCATTATTCATGAATCAAATTTAATTCCAGGAATGGTCACACAGTATTTTGGTTTCTTGTGTAATTATGTTCTTTTAGGTTTTAAGAAAACAAATTCTTATTTAAGAAATTGCAAAACTATTTTTACTGGAACGCCTTTAAGACAGCAATTCTATAAATCTAATCCCTTGCCAGAATGGGTGCCAAAAGGAAAAGGACCTCTTTTAATTGTTATGGGAGGTAGTCAAGGAGCAAAAGCTATAAATCAAATTCTTTACGAATCTCTGGAATTTTTAATGAAAAAAAAGTTTCGAATAGTTCATATTATTGGTGAATGTAACAAATATACCTTTAATTTAAAAAATTCCAAAAATTATGTTCAAAAGAAATTTACTAATGAAATCGCAGGTTTAATTCAAAATTGTGATCTTGTAATATCGAGATCTGGTGCAGGAACAATAAATGAATTAATAGAGACTGAAAAACCTTCAATTTTAATTCCATTTCCTTATTCTAAAAATAATCATCAGGAGAAAAATGCAATGATTCTTGCCGAAAGTGGAGGCTCAGTTTTAATTAATCAAAATAATATCTCTAAAGAAGTTTTTGAAAAAACTCTAGAAAGAATTTTTAAAATAAAATTAAAAAACGGAAAAAATAACTACGAAATATTAGATCTCATGAAGAAGAATATGAAAAATAATAATAAAATGAATACTAAAAATAAGATCAAAAAATTTATTAATTATTTTTTAAAGGAATTTTGA
- a CDS encoding aminotransferase class I/II-fold pyridoxal phosphate-dependent enzyme — MQSSNLKHGGNVYAKAKKLNLLPSEIIDASASLVPFDPPQILIDSLNEEIKNLGFRYYPERNLSDLREIIGKFHRINPDNILPGNGASELITWAGYEASKFGISCIPSPSFVDYERSLNCWNSNYIHYELPKNWENVFPQSFPLHPKGDVIWITNPHNPTGQLWGKYSLEKIIKKYKLVICDEAFLSITPNGDKESLIPLIQKYDNLLVLRSLTKIFNIPGLRLGYVVGSSTTLKKWKINRDPWPLNSFAIKAGIELLNNKKFYEKWTSQIHRWINIERERVSKKLSKIENLKVHNSSTNFFLIESKTSLSPNIKYLENKGILLRECNSFKFLDDKWARISLQNRKNNTVLCNEIQNSFKK; from the coding sequence ATGCAATCATCAAACCTAAAACATGGGGGAAACGTATATGCAAAAGCAAAGAAATTAAATTTATTACCCTCTGAAATTATTGACGCAAGTGCCTCATTAGTACCCTTTGATCCTCCTCAGATACTAATAGATTCATTAAATGAGGAAATTAAGAATCTTGGATTTAGATATTACCCTGAGAGAAACTTAAGTGATTTGAGAGAAATAATTGGTAAATTTCATAGGATAAACCCAGACAATATATTGCCTGGGAATGGAGCTTCTGAGCTAATAACCTGGGCAGGGTATGAAGCATCCAAATTTGGAATAAGTTGTATCCCCTCTCCAAGCTTTGTTGATTATGAGAGATCTTTAAATTGTTGGAATAGCAATTACATTCATTACGAATTACCAAAAAACTGGGAAAATGTTTTTCCTCAATCATTTCCGCTTCATCCTAAAGGTGATGTTATTTGGATAACAAATCCACATAACCCTACCGGCCAATTATGGGGGAAGTATTCATTAGAGAAAATTATAAAAAAATATAAATTAGTAATTTGTGATGAGGCTTTCTTATCGATAACACCGAATGGAGACAAAGAATCTTTAATACCATTAATTCAAAAATATGATAATTTATTAGTCTTGAGAAGCTTAACCAAAATCTTCAATATTCCAGGTCTTAGATTAGGTTACGTTGTTGGCTCTTCGACAACACTTAAGAAATGGAAAATCAATAGAGACCCTTGGCCTTTAAATTCTTTTGCTATCAAAGCGGGAATTGAATTACTAAATAATAAAAAATTCTATGAAAAATGGACAAGTCAGATTCACCGCTGGATAAATATTGAAAGAGAGAGAGTATCTAAAAAATTATCAAAAATAGAAAACCTTAAAGTTCATAACTCTTCAACCAACTTTTTTTTAATAGAAAGTAAAACATCATTATCACCAAATATAAAATACCTAGAAAATAAGGGTATATTGCTTAGAGAATGTAATTCTTTTAAATTTCTTGACGACAAGTGGGCAAGAATAAGTTTGCAGAATAGGAAAAATAATACTGTTTTGTGTAATGAAATTCAAAATTCCTTTAAAAAATAA
- a CDS encoding quinone-dependent dihydroorotate dehydrogenase, translating to MNLQKGVFKNLYKNLITPVLKKDSGIDAEYLTNLSLSLLSFSSRKYNWPVVSSIFKNLNKEFSVVDKRLTQNICGINFCNPIGLAAGFDKNGNAANIWKDFGFGFAELGTVTKFPQNGNPKPRLFRLAEEEAALNRMGFNNYGAENLVKNFVEQGIEFKKNRNNICLGINFGKSKITDLSQAQDDYLTSLKLLIPYCDYAAINVSSPNTEGLRKLQDPILLKELIKEIKNLPSCPPLFVKIAPDLSFKDIEDICQLIIEENIDGIIATNTSIDRLGLGNRKIMQTGLLLSEEDGGLSGRPLQKKANQIIKHIHNIDKKIILIGVGGIDSPESAWERICSGASLIQLYTGWIYKGPQLVPDILQGIIKQLNIHKLSNIKEAIGSDLKWIE from the coding sequence ATGAATTTACAAAAGGGGGTATTTAAAAATCTTTATAAAAACTTGATTACCCCTGTATTAAAAAAAGACTCTGGAATTGATGCAGAATACTTAACAAATTTATCTCTTAGCCTCCTATCATTCAGTTCAAGAAAATATAATTGGCCCGTAGTTTCTTCTATCTTCAAAAATCTAAATAAAGAATTTTCTGTAGTTGATAAAAGGTTAACTCAGAACATATGTGGAATAAATTTTTGTAATCCAATTGGTTTAGCTGCGGGTTTTGACAAAAATGGAAATGCCGCAAATATATGGAAAGATTTTGGTTTTGGATTTGCCGAACTTGGTACGGTAACTAAATTTCCTCAAAATGGTAATCCCAAACCAAGATTATTTAGATTAGCAGAAGAAGAGGCAGCATTAAATAGAATGGGTTTCAATAACTATGGTGCTGAAAATCTAGTTAAAAACTTTGTCGAACAAGGAATTGAGTTTAAAAAAAATAGAAATAATATTTGTTTAGGGATAAATTTTGGTAAGTCTAAAATTACAGATTTATCTCAAGCACAAGATGACTATTTAACTTCTCTAAAATTATTAATTCCATATTGTGATTATGCAGCAATCAACGTAAGTTCTCCAAATACTGAAGGACTTAGAAAGTTACAAGATCCAATTCTTCTAAAAGAACTTATTAAAGAAATTAAAAACTTACCCAGTTGTCCACCATTATTTGTCAAAATTGCACCAGATCTAAGCTTTAAAGATATTGAAGATATTTGCCAATTAATAATCGAGGAAAACATAGATGGAATAATTGCTACTAACACCAGCATAGATAGATTAGGTCTTGGAAATAGAAAGATCATGCAAACCGGATTATTACTTTCTGAAGAGGATGGAGGATTAAGTGGAAGGCCTCTACAAAAAAAAGCAAATCAAATAATCAAACATATACATAATATTGATAAAAAGATTATTTTAATTGGCGTTGGTGGAATAGATAGTCCTGAGTCAGCATGGGAAAGAATTTGTTCTGGAGCATCATTAATTCAACTTTATACAGGATGGATATATAAGGGTCCACAATTAGTACCGGATATACTCCAAGGAATTATCAAGCAACTAAATATCCATAAATTATCAAATATAAAAGAGGCCATTGGATCAGATCTAAAATGGATTGAATAA
- the rnhA gene encoding ribonuclease HI gives MNSDSIAIEAATDGACSGNPGPGGWGGLIIFADKSELEIGGSEQNTTNNRMELTAAIKTLEKLKTYQLKENFKLRTDSKYVIEGYTKWIINWKRNGWKTSSGKPVQNLDLWQKIDQLRINGLIMEYVKGHSGDKQNDRVDKIATNYSKGISIENNLKKAKSSVDFFEKNAPAEIQELFSRNELIKKFAEKKYLLSSPELDTLLGEENHLKIKQYSLFEWRNWRLIPKDKKYWIIEKKNPDFL, from the coding sequence ATGAATAGTGATAGTATTGCGATTGAAGCCGCAACAGATGGAGCTTGCAGTGGTAATCCAGGCCCAGGTGGTTGGGGCGGTTTAATAATTTTTGCCGATAAAAGCGAATTAGAAATAGGTGGTTCCGAGCAAAATACTACTAATAATAGAATGGAACTCACTGCGGCTATTAAAACTCTTGAGAAATTAAAAACCTACCAACTAAAAGAGAACTTTAAACTAAGAACTGATAGTAAATATGTCATAGAGGGTTATACAAAATGGATTATTAATTGGAAGAGAAATGGATGGAAAACAAGTTCAGGAAAACCAGTTCAAAATCTTGATCTATGGCAAAAAATTGATCAATTAAGAATTAATGGCCTAATAATGGAATATGTTAAAGGTCATAGCGGGGATAAACAAAATGATAGGGTTGATAAAATTGCAACTAATTACAGTAAAGGTATATCTATAGAAAATAACTTAAAAAAAGCAAAATCCTCTGTTGATTTTTTTGAAAAAAATGCACCTGCAGAAATTCAGGAATTATTTTCCCGCAATGAATTAATTAAAAAATTTGCAGAAAAAAAGTACCTTTTAAGTTCACCTGAACTAGACACCTTATTAGGTGAAGAAAACCACTTAAAGATAAAACAATATTCACTTTTTGAATGGCGTAATTGGAGATTGATTCCTAAAGATAAAAAATATTGGATAATAGAAAAAAAGAATCCTGATTTTTTATGA
- the rplL gene encoding 50S ribosomal protein L7/L12, producing the protein MSAKTEEILESLKSLSLLEASELVKQIEDAFGVSAAASAGVVMAAPGAAGGDGDGAAAEEKTEFDVVLESFDAAAKIKVLKVVRNATGLGLGDAKTLVESAPKTVKEGIAKADAESLKKEIEEAGGKVTLK; encoded by the coding sequence ATGTCCGCAAAAACTGAAGAAATTCTTGAATCATTAAAATCTCTATCACTTTTAGAAGCATCTGAGCTCGTCAAACAAATTGAAGATGCTTTTGGAGTATCTGCTGCAGCTTCTGCAGGTGTAGTAATGGCAGCCCCAGGAGCAGCTGGCGGTGATGGAGATGGTGCCGCTGCTGAAGAGAAAACTGAATTTGATGTAGTTCTCGAAAGCTTTGATGCAGCTGCAAAAATCAAAGTCCTTAAGGTTGTAAGAAATGCAACTGGTCTAGGTCTTGGCGATGCAAAAACACTTGTTGAATCTGCACCAAAAACTGTAAAAGAAGGAATTGCCAAAGCAGATGCTGAATCTTTAAAGAAAGAGATTGAAGAAGCTGGCGGTAAAGTTACACTTAAGTAA
- a CDS encoding 50S ribosomal protein L10: MGRTLENKQQIVTEIKSLLNDSEMAVVLDYKGLTIKEMSDLRSRLQTTNGICKITKNSLMRKAIDGDSNWNDLESLLTGTNAFVLIKEDVGGAVKAIQSFQKDTKKSETKGALFEGRLLSNSEIKEIASLPSKEVLMAKIAGALNGVATKIAISINEVPSGLARSLKQHSEKSES, from the coding sequence ATTAAATCTCTATTAAACGACTCGGAAATGGCTGTAGTTCTTGACTATAAAGGTTTAACTATCAAAGAGATGTCAGATTTGCGATCTAGATTGCAAACAACTAATGGCATTTGCAAAATTACTAAAAATTCATTAATGCGTAAAGCTATTGATGGAGATAGTAATTGGAACGATCTTGAATCTTTACTGACCGGAACAAATGCTTTTGTCTTAATTAAAGAAGATGTTGGTGGTGCTGTAAAAGCTATCCAATCTTTTCAAAAAGACACAAAAAAATCCGAGACCAAAGGAGCTTTATTTGAAGGAAGACTTCTTAGCAATTCTGAAATAAAAGAAATTGCAAGTCTTCCATCTAAAGAAGTATTGATGGCAAAAATTGCTGGCGCTCTAAATGGCGTGGCAACAAAAATTGCAATCTCTATCAATGAAGTGCCTTCTGGGCTTGCAAGATCACTTAAACAACATTCTGAAAAATCAGAATCTTAA